A single region of the Triticum dicoccoides isolate Atlit2015 ecotype Zavitan chromosome 2B, WEW_v2.0, whole genome shotgun sequence genome encodes:
- the LOC119365140 gene encoding serine/threonine-protein phosphatase 6 regulatory ankyrin repeat subunit A-like isoform X1 — translation MASPLEYAVAVLQARLLQAAEDGDLPLFKRTARSLDGGKGRLREAVEGATASNCGARALHVAAVHGRMPVCAYLVEDLQVNVDATDESGETALSYAAVNGTVNVVRYLLDHGANPDKSGPGNRTPLHMAVAKGNCEIVKVLLSKGADVNCYSDSGTPLHIAAVFGLDGAMKILLDHHADCNKSVCIADTPLIVALLAHRRKCVKLLIKAGADLNGLGSADPVIVAIDEGLTDCLKCLLNAGADPNVLDDFGRLPIEVAASQNSREDVEILFPVSSRIPSVLDWSIDGIMAYVKSKEKDDPILKMNPANMKIEGNKAYKRKDYITAARLYTMAEGDYPENVTLISNRSVCWLKMGEGDKALRDAQICRALRRDWPKACFREGAARMLLKDYEKACDAFLDGLKLDPGNTEIENALREAFHSLEISHSVKKGH, via the exons ATGGCGTCGCCTCTCGAGTACG CTGTCGCCGTGCTGCAGGCGCGGCTCCTCCAGGCGGCGGAAGACGGCGACCTCCCCCTCTTCAAGA GGACGGCGAGGTCGCTGGACGGCGGGAAGGGCCGCCTGAGGGAGGCGGTGGAGGGCGCGACCGCGAGTAATTGCGGCGCCCGGGCTTTGCACGTCGCCGCCGTTCACGGGAGGATGCCCGTGTGCGCCTACCTGGTCGAGGACCTCCAGGTGAATGTCGATGCCACCGACGAGTCAG GCGAGACAGCTCTAAGTTATGCAGCTGTTAATGGAACTGTGAATGTTGTGCGCTATCTTCTTGATCACGGTGCCAATCCAGATAAGTCTGGTCCTGGAAACCGTACTCCTCTCCACATGGCAGTTGCAAAAG GGAATTGTGAAATAGTAAAGGTTTTGCTGTCAAAAGGAGCTGATGTCAATTGTTATTCTGACTCGGGGACGCCACTGCATATTGCTGCTGTATTTGGGTTAGATGGTGCTATGAAGATTTTGTTGGACCACCATGCAGAT TGTAACAAATCAGTTTGCATCGCCGATACACCTCTCATTGTTGCTCTCCTAGCTCACCGGCGGAAATGTGTGAAGCTTCTGATTAAG GCTGGTGCTGATTTGAATGGTCTTGGCAGTGCTGATCCCGTAATAGTTGCTATAGATGAGGGTTTAACTGATTGTCTCAAGTGCTTACTAAATGCTGGCGCTGATCCCAATGTCCTTGATGAT TTTGGACGCCTGCCAATTGAAGTTGCTGCATCTCAGAATAGCCGGGAAGACGTTGAGATCCTATTTCCAGTAAGTTCTCGCATTCCATCGGTGCTTGATTGGAGCATTGATGGGATAATGGCTTACGTAAAATCAAAAGAGAAG GATGACCCTATTTTAAAAATGAATCCAGCTAATATGAAGATAGAAGGAAACAAAGCATACAAGAGAAAAGACTATATTACTGCAGCAAGGCTCTACACCATG GCAGAAGGTGACTACCCAGAGAATGTAACATTGATTTCAAATAGAAGCGTTTGCTGGCTTAAAATGGGTGAAGGAGACAAAGCTTTGCGGGATGCTCAAATTTGCAGGGCACTGCGTCGTGACTGGCCGAAGGCCTGCTTCCGGGAAGGGGCTGCTCGAATGCTGTTAAAG GACTATGAAAAGGCATGTGATGCATTCCTTGATGGCCTCAAATTAGACCCAGGGAACACTGAGATTGAGAACGCCTTGAG GGAGGCTTTCCATTCCTTGGAGATATCACATTCTGTCAAAAAGGGCCACTGA
- the LOC119365140 gene encoding ankyrin repeat and SOCS box protein 3-like isoform X2, whose product MWVTEQHSSGPATHRISPSLYATYSLGETALSYAAVNGTVNVVRYLLDHGANPDKSGPGNRTPLHMAVAKGNCEIVKVLLSKGADVNCYSDSGTPLHIAAVFGLDGAMKILLDHHADCNKSVCIADTPLIVALLAHRRKCVKLLIKAGADLNGLGSADPVIVAIDEGLTDCLKCLLNAGADPNVLDDFGRLPIEVAASQNSREDVEILFPVSSRIPSVLDWSIDGIMAYVKSKEKDDPILKMNPANMKIEGNKAYKRKDYITAARLYTMAEGDYPENVTLISNRSVCWLKMGEGDKALRDAQICRALRRDWPKACFREGAARMLLKDYEKACDAFLDGLKLDPGNTEIENALREAFHSLEISHSVKKGH is encoded by the exons ATGTGGGTGACTGAGCAGCACTCCAGCGGTCCAGCCACACATCGGATTTCCCCAAGTTTGTACGCTACTTATAGCCTAG GCGAGACAGCTCTAAGTTATGCAGCTGTTAATGGAACTGTGAATGTTGTGCGCTATCTTCTTGATCACGGTGCCAATCCAGATAAGTCTGGTCCTGGAAACCGTACTCCTCTCCACATGGCAGTTGCAAAAG GGAATTGTGAAATAGTAAAGGTTTTGCTGTCAAAAGGAGCTGATGTCAATTGTTATTCTGACTCGGGGACGCCACTGCATATTGCTGCTGTATTTGGGTTAGATGGTGCTATGAAGATTTTGTTGGACCACCATGCAGAT TGTAACAAATCAGTTTGCATCGCCGATACACCTCTCATTGTTGCTCTCCTAGCTCACCGGCGGAAATGTGTGAAGCTTCTGATTAAG GCTGGTGCTGATTTGAATGGTCTTGGCAGTGCTGATCCCGTAATAGTTGCTATAGATGAGGGTTTAACTGATTGTCTCAAGTGCTTACTAAATGCTGGCGCTGATCCCAATGTCCTTGATGAT TTTGGACGCCTGCCAATTGAAGTTGCTGCATCTCAGAATAGCCGGGAAGACGTTGAGATCCTATTTCCAGTAAGTTCTCGCATTCCATCGGTGCTTGATTGGAGCATTGATGGGATAATGGCTTACGTAAAATCAAAAGAGAAG GATGACCCTATTTTAAAAATGAATCCAGCTAATATGAAGATAGAAGGAAACAAAGCATACAAGAGAAAAGACTATATTACTGCAGCAAGGCTCTACACCATG GCAGAAGGTGACTACCCAGAGAATGTAACATTGATTTCAAATAGAAGCGTTTGCTGGCTTAAAATGGGTGAAGGAGACAAAGCTTTGCGGGATGCTCAAATTTGCAGGGCACTGCGTCGTGACTGGCCGAAGGCCTGCTTCCGGGAAGGGGCTGCTCGAATGCTGTTAAAG GACTATGAAAAGGCATGTGATGCATTCCTTGATGGCCTCAAATTAGACCCAGGGAACACTGAGATTGAGAACGCCTTGAG GGAGGCTTTCCATTCCTTGGAGATATCACATTCTGTCAAAAAGGGCCACTGA
- the LOC119365142 gene encoding 4-hydroxy-tetrahydrodipicolinate synthase 2, chloroplastic, which yields MMAAQPTANPGVRLGWNGPGVLASPPRLALSRSAAAAFASHRAGRGKFSAAAITTDDYLPMRSTEVKNRTSVDGIKSLRLITAVKTPYLPDGRFDLEAYDSLINTQINGGAEGVIVGGTTGEGHLMSWDEHIMLIGHTVNCFGTNIKVIGNTGSNSTREAIHASEQGFAVGMHAALHVNPYYGKTSTAGLISHFDEVLPMGPTIIYNVPARTGQDIPPAVIEALSSYPNMAGVKECVGHERVKCYTDKGISIWSGNDDECHDSRWKHGATGVISVTSNLVPGLMRSLMFEGENTTLNEKLLPLMKWLFSEPNPIGVNTALAQLGVVRPVFRRPYAPLSLEKRTEFVRIVEAIGRENFVGQKEVRVLDDDDFVLISRY from the exons ATGATGGCGGCGCAGCCGACGGCTAACCCGGGGGTCCGCCTCGGCTGGAATGGCCCTGGCGTTCTGGCGTCCCCGCCGCGCCTGGCGCTCTCTCGCTCCGCCGCGGCGGCGTTCGCGTCACACAG GGCTGGCAGAGGAAAGTTTTCAGCTGCGGCCATCACTACCGATGATTATCTTCCGATGCGAAGTACTGAAGTGAAAAATCG GACATCAGTAGATGGAATCAAAAGTCTCAGACTAATCACAGCAGTCAAAACCCCCTATTTGCCAGATGGAAGATTTGATCTTGAAGCATATGATTCTTTGATAAACACACAGATAAATGGGGGCGCCGAAGGTGTAATTGTTGGTGGAACAACAGGAGAAGGTCATCTTATGAGCTGGGATGAACACATCATGCTCATCGGGCACACTGTTAACTGCTTTGGAACTAACATTAAAGTGATAGGCAACACGGGAAGTAACTCAACTAGAGAAGCTATTCACGCTTCAGAGCAGGGATTTGCTGTTGGCATGCATGCAGCTCTCCATGTCAATCCTTACTATGGGAAGACCTCAACTGCAGGACTGATCTCTCATTTCGACGAAGTCCTCCCGATGGGTCCAACAATCATCTACAATGTGCCAGCCAGGACTGGTCAGGATATACCCCCTGCAGTCATTGAGGCACTCTCAAGTTATCCAAACATGGCAGGAGTGAAAGAATGTGTTGGACATGAACGGGTGAAGTGCTACACTGACAAAGGTATATCAATATGGAGTGGCAATGATGACGAATGCCATGATTCAAGGTGGAAACATGGTGCTACTGGAGTCATTTCTGTAACTAGCAACCTTGTTCCTGGCCTCATGCGCAGTCTCATGTTTGAAGGGGAGAACACAACGCTAAATGAGAAGCTACTGCCTCTGATGAAATGGTTATTTTCTGAGCCAAATCCGATTGGTGTCAACACTGCACTGGCTCAGCTCGGTGTAGTGAGGCCTGTTTTCAGGAGACCATACGCCCCTCTTTCTCTTGAAAAGAGGACCGAGTTTGTCCGGATTGTTGAAGCAATCGGGCGGGAGAACTTTGTGGGACAGAAAGAGGTGCGGGTTctggatgatgatgattttgtgttGATCAGTAGGTATTAA